The Bacillaceae bacterium S4-13-56 region ATCATTAGAAATAGGAAAGGACATTATGGTATGTGAGCCAGTTTCACATGCTTTTTTTTTTATACTGTCAGCTATTTATCCCGTATGAACGGGCAGAAGAGGATAAGGGCTTCTGAGAAAGCAAAATACGCCTTCAAAAATCCCTTTAACGATAAACCAAGTTTTTCTAATAGAAAAATACAGAGTTATTCATCCTTGGGCCATTAAAAGTGTTATTATGAGTTTAGTAATATTTTAAATTTATTTTGAAACTTCTTTTGTTTATTCACGTATTTATTAAGGGAGATCATTTTTAGTGGGTTGGGAAGTATACAACCTTCCTAATAGAAAAAAGGAAGTGAATTCATGGGGTTTTTTCGAGGTTTATTTGGTCGCAAAGAGGCACCTGAGTCTAACATTAATGAACGTACGGTTATGAATATACAGGTGGGAGATATCATTACTTATGATCTTCATGATTATCAAGTGGTTGGGAAACTGATCTATAATGATCATGGCTTTGAATGGATAGCTTATCAGCTTCAAGGGAAAAAAACATTGTGGTTAAGTGTTGAGATGGATGATGAACTTTATGTTGGAATATATGAAAAAGTCAAGATGAAACTATCTGAACCTCTACCTAAAAAGATCGAACATGAAGGAGTA contains the following coding sequences:
- a CDS encoding DUF4178 domain-containing protein → MGFFRGLFGRKEAPESNINERTVMNIQVGDIITYDLHDYQVVGKLIYNDHGFEWIAYQLQGKKTLWLSVEMDDELYVGIYEKVKMKLSEPLPKKIEHEGVTYYLDENGTARVKGEGQGSNVNDMNCRYFDYCDDGEEQFLSVEIWGSEIEVSYGFSIDEYEIKIIAGS